The Hermetia illucens chromosome 2, iHerIll2.2.curated.20191125, whole genome shotgun sequence genomic interval ATGGCGCACGATGAATCTTCGTAGTTGCAAGTCCTGCTTTTGATTCTATTTGGCCTACATATAGCTCATTGGGAAGAGTTTGCGGCCAGCTCTCGAGAGATAGTATGGGAGAGGAATTTGAGACTATCTAACAACGATTCCGCGTTTCCGCTACTGGGCTTTTGCCCTTTCTCTGGGAGACCGTGGCCAAGCTAAAATCACCATCGCCATCCGGTCAGTTTTCAACGAAGGCTAAATCGCCCAAGGATCTGGACGTCTGCACGCACGCCTTGGTTCGCGTGAATGTTTCTCGGAAACCACTGCAACCACCACATGAGAGCTCATATGAAGTGTGGGAATTCTCCTTTAGGCTTGATGTCGACGGCAGACCCAAGAACGTTTCCCAGTCCAGGCTAACACCTTTTTTCCCCGGCGCCGAGGTCTCGGGGGAGAGTGGTACACAGCGCGTGAGATTCGGTCAGCGTCCCTAGAGCTGGCGGGTCAGGAGTTGGGTTTTGTCACTGAAGCTGTGGTGGGGTAGTGTGTCGGCGCTGCAATGTGGAGCCGCTTAGCGGAGATCCACCCGAGCTCTATATCAAAGTAGCACAGCATAATTCACCTCGACTGAGCAACTCTGAACTCATCCATTTGAGCAGCTCGCCTTCTTGTCAGTAGCAGGATGACAGCCACGGGGCCGGCGTAAGAACTGGGCTAGTCATTCTATAGTCAGCTGCAGACCGAACCGGTCGAAATTAACGTTAATGAATCAATATATTGAAAGGTAGTAATTGATTATTGTTTTTGCACAATCGAAAATTCTCcatttatttgtaaaaaaataaattgtaaaaaGATTTTAAGAATGTTAGTGATTTCTTCATTACTTACTCTGGTATTTGATATTCGCCTTTTGCAATCATTCCAAAGTGTTCACGTTTTGTAGGTTTGAAGAACGGGAACCTCCCATAGAGCATCATATATAAAATTATTCCCAACGCCCACATATCAGCCGGTTTTCCTTTGTACGGTTTACCTGCTACAATCTCGGGTGAGATAAAATTTGGTGAGCCGCATGCGTCGTAAAGGACTAAGTTCTTATCGGATGAAAAGCGACCTAAccaaaaattgataattttaacAGTCTTTGAAACCCTGTTTAGGGTAATATTTTCCGCTCTCAGGTCCCGATGTACAATATTTTTCTGAAGTGAGATAATTATGACTAAGACTTAAATTCTGAGAAAAAGGCGTAAAGGAAGACTGCTTACCTCGTGAACATTCTCCATTGTTTGGATGATTGCATGGAATATGTACAGCGCTTCGCTCTCGAAAAGAACGTATCTTGCTTGTAGGTATTCGAAAAGGGTACAGTTTGAAATAGATTTATCGCTATAATGTAAAGTGCGGAATATTGTAAAGGACTCGGTTTAAAAACAGTTTTTGGGTTTACCAGAATGGATGTCTCTCAAGACATTCTAGAACAAGAATGTGTCGCTTCACCACAGCACCTGTGTACATGCATTGTCTACTATCAATTATCATGTCCTCGTACACATCGTCCTACAATAGAAGACTCGTGATATGTACTCAATCCGAAAGTTGCTGCGTTTATGACCATACACTGAAAATCCCATGTTGCTTTATTACTCCAGGATCATCTTGCAGTAAGGAAAGTAGCGAGTACTCTGTGCGCAGCATTACTCTTCCTCGTTGCTCGTCGTAAATGGCATGGGGGTCTCTATTAGGTCTGGTCGACTGTTGCACTATCTATTTgtgatatatatacatatagacTAATTATTTGGATTTGCTCAAGGTCATCACCTTCAGGAGGAAAAATTGATTTGTGTTTTGCTTCCTCGCAATATATTGCAGCAAACTTTTGGCTGGCCGCAACCTGTGCACTTCGGGCCCAATTATATAGGAACCTGCTATGCGGACTTGCTGTCTGTTAACAGGCATTCCAAGAAACGGTATACGAATAACAGGACCCATTGGCTCCCTTGGAAGAACTGACCTACCATTGTTCAATCTTTGCCGCTTTTCTGAGGGTGGACAGTTTTGATCCTTGCTTGAACCAGGATTGTTCATTCTAATGTTACTCATTCTATTAAGGGAGAGTATCCGgtatttattattatctttccGCACTTGAACGTTGAATTAGACCTGATATGCACAGAGTGTTCATAATCAGGATCCCGCACAAATATGCCACGCCAACGCTTGACACGATGGACGCTTCAGCAACTGTTGAATTGTTGTGAACAATCAGCTTGATTTCTGCGAAACGGTTAGGTCGAAAGAGAAATTTACCAACAAAATGGAAAGCGGTTATATTACTAATGGTTTATGGATGGCAATAATGAGAAACAACCAATTGATTAGAGCCTTTTAGATATTATTCAAAGAAATGGAGACCAATGAACAGGGTGTATTATCCATAACTATTTTTGAAGGAGAAGTTTAATTAAATCGTAGCAGAATACTCCAGTTGAGATCTAAAAGAATAAGAATTGAGAGAGAGAATTCAGTTGCTCTTCCTCTTGAAGCACAGGCGCATATGTCCAGTTCTCTTATTTGAAAATGTGGAGAGCATTTTCTACATTCCACGGCAAACAATGTATTACACACAATAAACGATCAAGCGAAAGGGTGGGAATAGAGGTAGAAACATAATAAAGGTTTCTTGTCCAGCAGAACCCTAAAAGGCAAAGAGATCTAAAAAGTGGTGTAAATAGTGGGTTGTGAAAACTCACttgctttcatcatcatcatcatcaacggcgcaacaaccggtatccggtctaggcctgccttaataaggaactccagacatcccggttttatgcctgggtccaccaattcgatatccctaaaatcttctttttctaccatagatattgccattatagcctttccgggctggatcatcctcattcatacggattaagtgacccgcccaccgtaacctattgagccggattttatccacaacctgacggtcatggtatcgctcataaatttcgtcgttatgttggctacggaatcttccatcctcatgtagggggccaaaaattcttcggaggattcttctcttgagcgcagctaagagttcgcaattcttcttgctaagaactcaagtctcccacgaatacatgaggactggcaaggtcattgtcttgtacactaagagctatgaccctatggtgagacgtttcgagcggaatagtttttgtaagctgaaataggctctgttggctgacaacaaccgtgcgcggatatcatcgtcgtagctattatcggttgagtttttcgaccctagataggagaaattatcacggtctcaaagttgtattctcctatccttattcttcccgtttgaccaatgcggttagatgttgttggttggttggtttttggtgctgacgttgccaccatatactttatcttgccttcattgatgtgcaacccaagatctcgcgccgcctgctcgatctggatgaaggcagtttgcacgtctcgggtggttcttccaatgatatcattagcatgggccagtagttgggtggacttaaagaggatcgtacctcttgcatttacctcagcatcacggatcactttctcgagggtcaggttaaagaggacgcatgatgaggcatccccttgtcgtagaccgttattgatgtcgaatgctcttgagagtgatcctgctgcttttatctggtctcgcacattggtaagggtcagcctagtccgtctgatcaatttcatcgggataacgaattctctcatggccgtgtacagttttaccctggctatgctatcataggcggctttaaagtcgatgaatagatggtgcaactgtcgtccatattccaacaatttttccatcgcttgccgcagagaaaaaatttgatctgttgcggatttgcctgaagtgaagcctctttggtatgggccaatgatgttctggaagtatggggctatccagcctagcaagatagcggagaatatcttatagatggtactcagtaacgtgatacctctataattggtgcactgtgtaacatctccatttttatgaatgagactgataatgcctcgttgccaatcgtcaggtatcgattcgctgtcccataccttgggtatcagttgatgaaccacttggtataactggtcgcctccatatttatccaattcggctgtaattccatcggctactggcgacttatgattttttagccgatggatATAGGAGGAGGATAtaggagaagcagtccgtgcaggactgtttctcctatacttggtggtggcagtatttgcccgtcgtcttcagttggcgggacctctaactcgccgatgttctggttgttcagtagctcatcaaagtactcaacccatcgttccaatatgcccattctgtcggaaatcagatttccgtctttgtctcggcaggatgaacatcgaggtatgtaaggcttcatcctgctgacttgttggcataacttccgcgcctgatgcggttgctccctgtacttttcgagttcgcagacctgttggttctccaaggcttcctttttccgtgtgttAAGTCACTTCTTCGCTCGGCGGAGTTcatggtaagtctctgcgcgtggccgcgttctttgagaatgcaacattactcggtgtgtGGAATTCTTcggttccattgctagcttacattcatcgtcaaaccagccgttccgtctCCTtttcggctggggccaagtatgtttgtggccgtatcaatcataacgttcttcaggtggttgtgaagatcatttgttaatgcttcatctccaggtcctctgttgactgcagttattgcggcatccatttccttttacagatgttgcggagggctgtgttgtggatggcttcagtgttaacgctcacctgattgtcagaggggattctgggtggtgtagttattcgagctcggagcaccatgccaacgagatagtgatccgaatctatattggcccccgtatatgttctgacattcatcaaggctgagaggtggcggcgttcaatcaacacgtggtcaatttggttgaaagtggtcccgtcaggagaggcccatgtatgtttgtggaccgcttttggcgcaaaccaggtacttccaacaaccatttcgtgtgacactgctaatgcTTTGGACTGGACAATTTGGCGCATCATCCAGTCCAAAATGGTGCAGATACTGCTTATAGTAACTGGGTAATGCAGTGGTTGGTTTCTCTGTGCTTCCGCTCACCCTAATgttaggaatgagcctgtgcgccCATCGGTCCTTGGAATACCCGTCCAATCTGCGTTGCCAAAGATCATGTGACTCTGACCTTGCTGCATTCCTGAGTTTTCTGTGGCCCCATATGTCTTGCATAGTATAGCATACTCATTTCATTCGTCAGAATGTCGACAGAAAGCAGAATTAATGGCACCATTCCGTCTAAAAGCAATCTTTACTAGTGTTTGTGTCGGTGGATtcggcaacattcttgcaagtGCCGCGGTGGCACTTGCAGCCTTTCGGCATACATACTCTAAGTGCTCCCTAAAGCTTAGTTTGGTGTAAATTACCATTTCCAGGTACTTGGTAGTCGGCTTAAAGACGACCATACGTTCACCGACTTCACACATTCATGGTGTTTTTCTCTCCACAGTTCGATATTAAGATCGACTCTGTTATCTCATCTGCCAGAATCAACTCCAACCAAGTCTTTACCGATCCTATCGTCTTCGTTGCGGAAACTTCCACATCCTCTGGGTGAtttgctgcaacaactacaATCAGGTCGACGGTAAAGCTTACAGTCGTAGCTTCCTCTGGGACGTGAAGCacaagcactccattatacatgccACTTTACAGTAAGGGGCCCAGTACCCAGCCCTGGGTACCGTAGCTGTAatgatgtactctttgggaaCTTCATCCGTCTCGTACTCGAGATGTCACTCTGAGAGGTGATTCTCGACCAGACTTGCCGAATATCCAGGAACATCTATGTCTACCTTTGCGCCTTCCATTCGGCTACAGTATTGTCCCGTTAGccgagtgattagagcacaaggctgtcgcaaggaagatcgtggttcaaatctcactggtggtagtggtatttgtatcgtgattttacgtcggataccagtcgaaaaagctgtgaatgactacctgagtcaagtcGGGGTAAtaacctcctatagggtactttaatcctgtagtgtaccgttacggtcttgaatgaagtgctctaacaaaattcaaggccctgatccaattggattgttgtgccaacgattattactattcttCGGCTAAGTTGgcggaattgaatgcgtttttgtcaATTAGTGTCAACATGGACCAGCAGCCACTAAAATTCAGTGCGCCTTTTTTCAAAGCTTTCCACCATAGAGTGGGCGCGTTGGAATCCATACTGGTGCTGCGACAGGCGTTTGCCGCTTTCGAAAATGGGTAGCAGTTTTTTGTGGATGACTCTCTCTATCATCTTCACTATCCAGTAGACAGATCGTATCGTATGATATGATGCTGGACCTTATTGTCACTGATGGtatcacatatttcccgcagttccTCCTTTGTAATTTGGGTTATCACGCGCTTGTTGACCTCGACTATAGTTTGCTTTCCGCTGTTTTGGTGGTGAGGAAATAAAGtggcaataatttttttcagaaggtGCGGACAAGTTACAATATTCGTAGCCTTTTCATTATTACCCTATAAGCCTCATCACAGGGGTTTATATCGGTATCTTCACACAACGGTTCAAAGCAGTTCCTTTTACTTTTATGAGTCTCTTCTCTATTGCCGCTACCGGATTTTTCTCTACATCCCTGCTTGCGGTTtgtaaacttgcgatttcgctgTTTCACCAATGGTTGGTTTGGCTACTGCCaaacaatcgccttctgggcatagtagaaTTGCATGCTCTTGTCACCAATTGGGTGATCCGCGTTATCATTCAAGGATGTAACAGGCTCAAGTGTCTCTTTCGAAAGCTTTCACCGTTCAAGCCCCCTTGGACTCTGCCAGAGCTTTTTTTCGAACTCGATGCGCCCATGGTCTAGGTAGATTGCCAGGTGTTAACAGTGTGGGTATATTCAGCACTAAATTGCCAAGCAACTGTTTTGAATAAAGCGGCACTTATGTCATTTGTCACTATAGACGCCAGACTCCTTCCTGTCAAAGTGCATGAGGTCCAACATTCTACCACTTCTAGCTCCGTACTCTAACACTCGTTGAGGGTCATATTCACTCATATTCACTAAAATCAAATCCTGTGATTATCAGCCAACGTTCTCTTGCGTCCGTTTGATCCTTTGACCCAGACGCTTCATCGTGATTGTGATTTATATA includes:
- the LOC119649407 gene encoding serine/threonine-protein kinase 40-like isoform X1, which codes for MSNIRMNNPGSSKDQNCPPSEKRQRLNNGRSVLPREPMGPVIRIPFLGMPVNRQQVRIAGSYIIGPEVHRLRPAKSLLQYIARKQNTNQFFLLKIVQQSTRPNRDPHAIYDEQRGRVMLRTEYSLLSLLQDDPGVIKQHGIFSDDVYEDMIIDSRQCMYTGAVVKRHILVLECLERHPFCDKSISNCTLFEYLQARYVLFESEALYIFHAIIQTMENVHEKNIVHRDLRAENITLNRVSKTVKIINFWLGRFSSDKNLVLYDACGSPNFISPEIVAGKPYKGKPADMWALGIILYMMLYGRFPFFKPTKREHFGMIAKGEYQIPEDKAICSHTIEIIKGLLTVDPEARLTVTQVRVKLESILAMKRVKTVDQCVPEEESTPKSAENSEDL
- the LOC119649407 gene encoding serine/threonine-protein kinase 40-like isoform X2; protein product: MSNIRMNNPGSSKDQNCPPSEKRQRLNNGRSVLPREPMGPVIRIPFLGMPVNRQQVRIAGSYIIGPEVHRLRPAKSLLQYIARKQNTNQFFLLKIVQQSTRPNRDPHAIYDEQRGRVMLRTEYSLLSLLQDDPGVIKQHGIFSDDVYEDMIIDSRQCMYTGAVVKRHILVLECLERHPFCDKSISNCTLFEYLQARYVLFESEALYIFHAIIQTMENVHEKNIVHRDLRAENITLNRVSKTVKIINFWLGRFSSDKNLVLYDACGSPNFISPEIVAGKPYKGKPADMWALGIILYMMLYGRFPFFKPTKREHFGMIAKGEYQIPEDKAICSHTIEIIKGLLTVDPEARLTVTQVRVKLESILAMKRVKTVDQCVPEEESTPKSAENSEV